From the Chiloscyllium punctatum isolate Juve2018m chromosome 42, sChiPun1.3, whole genome shotgun sequence genome, the window ACATTCAGTATCTGTTCCATCTTCGATGGGTAAAAGTAGGATGTCACTGGACTATATGGAGCAGAATATTCTCTGATTCACGCATGGTTTGAGTGGAGTTACTGGCAATTGGCCTCCGTTCTCAGCTTGCCTTTCCATCTCCAGTCGCTCTCTGGCATTTCTTGTGGGAAAAGTGCTTCCCAGGCAGTCTCAAACCAGTGATGTTCTTTGTCAAACACAATGCTAGTATTGAAGGTTAAGCAGTGGTCGTTTGCAGGAGGTACTGTGGTATCTGGATATGGACTGTGGTATCTTTGAGTTACACCTCAACAGTAAGAAAAAGACAATATTGCATGAGGTGAGAGTTTGTGTAAAAACAGCTCCTTTTGGAAATTTAAAAAGTGTGTCTTTTCACTGCCTTGGTTTCTCATGTTACTTACACCTCACTGTTATGATGCCTTACAAGATAAACAATCTGGGTAGTGGGGAGTGTCTTCTGACAAGGGCCTCCCATACCTGTTAGGTGATAATTCATTCACCCGCTGGTTTGGACACATCTGAAATAGATATAATTTTCTATTGGATTACTTGCTGTGGATTATATACACATCTATTAGCTCGCTGGTACTTCATTTCAAGGTAACAAGAGTGAAGGTAAAACCCTATTGAATTGCCAATCTGGTACTGCTGGTTGGGTTCAGCTATGACACCAATTTAATAGATGCACGTGGTTAAAGATTGTCTAATCATGGTTAACAACTAATATGCAAACTAGGAAAAAGCACTGATGTTTATATTGTTTCATATTGTATATAAGTGACAATTCAAATTTTTGGTGCAataaaatttgctgatgacaaaatCTACTAAATTGGATGATTCACTTAATTTATTCTGCTTAGAGCTACACTGGGAAAGAGTCAGTGGGCTTATTGTGGTTATTAGTTGAATGAAAGCAAACTTAGCACATAAAGAGGCCATATGCCCATCATATCTGTACCGACTTCACATTCATCCCAatttcccccttctttccctATAGCTGTTAGTATGTAAATAACTTTTCATCTTCCCAATAGCCTCAGTTCCTTtaccactattttaaaactgactCCTCTGACTACCAACCAAATAGGCAGAAACCTTCTACTGACAAAATACTTATTGTTCACAGGATTTGTAGTTCTGAGTCTGCATCGTCTCTCCCCTCCCACCCAGAACCACTGTAGTCCAAGCATCgcaacttttcaaaaccttttcctccactttccacaaggggacagaaagatggaGGTGATGCAACAGTTTGAATAAAAGTATGAGAGTCCTTAAATCAAAGTGCCTGTCTCCTTTCCCTCGAGCAACATGGAAACACAGCTTCATATCTAAGCTGTCAGTTTGTAGTTTGTACAATGAACCATTACGGTGTGTGGTTTGTGAAGACAGAGACGAAAGTCAAGTCAGGACCTGCCCTGGGAGGTAGGATGATGATATTTGGGGGCTGATCGAACGGGTCAGTTTAACTACTTAACTGGCTTTTGAGTACTTGCAGTTTATGTAATTGCCAACTGCTTCAGGGCATGGGGACATCCTGACTAGCAGAAGGAAAAGAAAATCTTAATCGTCAGTCAGTATTCATCTGCATTTGGATTCAATCATAAAAACTGGCATTAAGCTGCTTTTAATGAATCATAGGAAAGTGATGTGTGCACTGCTGGAAACTTTTAAATGAGGGAATGCTTGGTGCAAAAATAAAACTCTCTTCATTACATGGTTTCTTTTGACAAAATTAAATTGGATTGAGTTTTGTAATACAAAACCTTGCTAGTGGCAACTTCTCAGTCAGTCAAAGATTTGGGGTCAGGGGAAGAATAAGAAGTCATCATCATAAGAGCAAGGCAGGCACAACTGACCCAGATGTTGTTCTTCTGACCAATATTTTGTATAGCTTCATCACCAGCAAAATTACAAGCTTTAGCGGGAGATTAGTATTTCAGTTGACTTATCCAGACAATTCTGCAGGTCAAATATTCTGCTCCCAACTCTTGATCTGCAGCAACACTACTTCAACGGCAATTTTGAAATACACTTTGGACAGATGTGTCAAATGACATTTTCTTCAAAATCCAAACCCTGTGTGTAGCAGTAAAATACCTTGGGTTAGTTTCCAGTGGTTAAAGGCTGAGAAATGCCATTTAATTGTGCAAGTATCATATGCAGGGATACTGGAAGTTGCCTGCTACAGAAAGATTTGTGGATCTAGAACTTGAACATCCAGTCTTTCATTCTGGTGTCAGAACCATCAAGGTGGATGGAGTCTATTCACTCTCTGGACTTAAGTATTAATTTTTCCTCACAGCAAACTTGCATCAGCTTCTTCAGGAGTGACATCTTGGGAGTATAGATCGGAAAAGAGTGCAGGTAACCAGTATTGAGGCTCTTCAGGAGCTTGTTTATCTATCCACGCCAAGCCTTCTTTCAACAAATGTTCCTGAAAGAGGTTACAACAGCAAGAGTTTTTGACACAGATTCTCATCTAAATTGTTAACCCCTTATTCACAGCTAAATTCCTATCCTCCCCCGCTgtaatgaaaagaaaacaaaatctttGCAGAGCAGTGAGAATAACCAAGTTGCTAGTGGGAGGAACAGCTGGTGACTCATGCAGATGGCAAATTAGGTAAACATCGAGAAATGATAGTAGAATGAGAATAAAGTAGAGTGGGAATATAATCACTTGAATGGACTTGAacaaagaaaagaacaaagaaaatttacaatccaggaacaggccctccaagcctgagccgatccaaatatactatctaaacctgtcggtcaattcctaagcattggtatccctctgctccccacctactcatgcatctgtccagatgcatcttaaatgatgctactATGTCTGACTCTACCACGTCCCAAACGCCCGTCACCCTCTATGTGaggtacttgccgcgtgtatccccctttaaactttccacctctcaccttgaaagcatgacctctcgttattgaatccttcaccctgggaaaaagcttgttgcTGTAATTTTAGATAAACCACTGAAAGGTGACAATGTCACAGAAGTTTAAAATATGAAAATGTTGAACACGAACATTTAATGGGGAACCAAAGGAATGTAATGTATCatgaagactttttaaaaatgcaaatcctCAAAGTTCAATAATTAATGTGTTTCTTGACCTCTTCATATTTGCCATCCACATTAGTCTAGATGTGCAAAATCACAGGGAAGGTTTTACCACCTGTTTGTCTATGTTTTCATTCTTTGGTTTCCCAAATAACCCTAACATACAATCACAAAAGTCCAGTCATTTATTGGAAGCATTCTGTTTCAGCTCTATTAGGTTACATGGGCTGTCTTTATTAGCAGTTTTCCTTATTTGAAGAAAGCAATATTGCAAAGATGACATCCATATTTGATAGATGTATAGAATCAATGTTTTTGCCTGTGCCTGACTCCAGTTATACCATTCCCTTGGTCTGTCAGATTATGGAAAATGTAATGTCAGTCTCAGCAGACAGCCTAGTCTGTTCTATGAAGGAGAGACTGGAGATGGTAAGTATACATACCAGTACTTGGTTAGTACGTTCAGCATCCCACTTCAGGCTGGACTTAATTTCACTGACTGTTACATACCCATTCTTCTGTAAGACACAAAATGGCTGAGtttaatctctctctccctatcataAGACAGTTGTCAGTTTTATCCCTAATTATCCCAGTTTCTCATTCATGCCCTTTATCCGGTCACTGTTACTCGAGGGGAAACTAACTTCAGTCTCAGTCTGTTCAAGAATCTAGGCTGACATGCCTAGTGCAAcacttgagggagtgctgcacagatGCTGGTAATAAGACTTTATTAAACAAAGGTCCAGTTTGCACCCCAGGTGGATGTGAACAATCCCACAGTAGGATTGTGAACAGTAGGTGAATTCTCCCTAGTGACCACTAATTGTCCCAAAGTCAACAATTCAAATCTGGCCATTGTCACATTGCTGATTGTGGTAGATTGCAGTGTGCTCATTTGCTTTTGAATTTCTATGTTACAACATTGACGACACTTCAAAAAAACTTTGGAACATCCTGTGAAGTAGTTAACAGCCAAACGTTGTTCAGGCTTTGTGGAGTAGCTTATTTGCTCCTAGATATTTTAAGATGTTTTTTCTTTACTGCAGTAACCAACACTAACTCAGCATCACCCCTTTTACTGGCACCTTCCAAATCTGCAACCTCCTCCAcccaaaaggacaagggcagcagacacacaaacaccatcacctgcaaagtTCCTCTCCAAACTATACACACTGACTTGGAATTAAATTGCTGTTCCTTTATTATCAggaagtcaaaatcctggaagagCTGTGCTGGTATATCTCCTTCCTGCTGCTAAAAGACCAATTCAAGAAGTCCGCTCACTACTACCTCCTCCAGGATAAAGAGtgattgggcaataaatgttgatctagCTAGCGACATccacattccacaagtgaactTTTTAAAATCCCAGAAAAACAGAGAGGGTGTCTACAAACAAGTGAGCTGAAATGTGTGGGTAATAGGAAGACATGGGAAACTCAGAACATGAACAGTTGTCATAAATCAACTTGTAAAATCTAAAAGCAGGGcatctcccacatacacacagctGGTCAGACATCCACCATTAGTGATTGTACCTTCAGCTTTCTGGAACTTCAAcacctctcttcctccctttTTAAGATACTTCTTATTAGCCTCTGGGCAAACCTTTGACCACCTATCTCAATACTTCTGTATGTGGTTCAGTGTTGAAGTTTGTTTGACAGTTGCTCCTGTTTCATGCTATGGGAGTTTTGATTATATAAAAAGCTGCAGGTTGTTATCAAATGTTCCCTCAGTCCACCAGCTGTGTCTCAAAACTGAGTGATGTCACCTACCTCTGCAATCTGCAGCACCACTGTATGATCCATATTCAGCTCTGCGGGGACAGACTGTACCAGGTATCCGCCTCCCATTGGGATTATACTGAAACCATTACCTAAGGATTTCAGTTTTTTGATGGCCCGAATGAGATCGTCCCTGAGAAGCGAAGGTAAGTGGAGTTGTGGTTGGGTGTCCAGTAGAGAGGAAACAAAAGGGAGAAGTCATTGGTTGATGTGACTAATTTAAAGGGCAAGTGAAATAccataaaagaaaaacaaaaatcagtCAATGTCTACATTAGAGGAGACCACTcagccctcaagcctgttccattaTTGAATTAGATCTTGGTTCCATAATCCTTTAAcactattatctaaatggagttTGCTAAATGTTATTCAGACATTTTCAATGGATTCTCAGCCTCAACACCTCTTTAAACGTGGAGGGAATGGAGTTTTAGATTTCTACTTTCTTTCATATGATGAAATACCTCTAGAGACTGCCATTGAGAAACCTAATTTGAAGGTCTTGGACCCTGGGTCTAGGTTttttcccccacccccaaagtttttttttcataggaacaggaggagacctgAAGCCAATTCCAACTTGGCTGATCTGTCACCTAACATCATATTCCTGCCTGAAGACCAAATCCCTTATAAAATTTGTGTTAACCAAATATCTCAATCTCAGATTTAATATCTATTGCTTGATTAACCTCTATTTGCAGAAGGGAGTTCCAATCATTATCACCATCAGCATCATTGCTCTTTAAAAGAACCAGCatcatgggccaaatggcctccttgtgTACTCCAAATTGCTTTGATTCTATGAAGTGTTGCATAGTGAATGATAGACAGCTAGACTCAAGCAAATCAAGGTAGGATCAGACTTAAATCAATTATTGATCCCCTTCATTAGGAGTTGCCTGTTTTACTCACTGACTGACATCCTGGGCAAACTTGCCTCTACCTTTCAATACACGCTGGTGCAGCTCGTCCAATGTGATCAGACCTACAAAGAAGTAAAAAGGTACGTCGTAAGTTGCTTTTCTCACTTGCTGGGATCATTTTCACACCAAGTTCCATTCATTCATTGCCTGCATGCTTGCTAACTGGGGTTTGCTTCAGCTTCACAATTCTTAACAGTTTTACAGTGAttgcaccccactctctctgtgtaacatcAAAACCCACCACCCTCCTAATGTGACTCTTGCACATCTCAACTTTCATTTCTCCATCATCATTTGTAACCACAAATGTCCTCTCTAAATTCTCTATCTCTATCCGATCCCTCCTTTAAGACACACATTAAAACTTAGTTTTCCAATTAAGCAGTTTGGTCAACTGACCTAATTTCTCATGTAACTCAATGTCAGATTTACTCAGTGCTATATCACAGAACTATTATggtgcaggaggccattcagcccatcatgtctgcaccagctctctgAATAGGCATGATTTAttatcattctcctgccttttctcgaTAAATAATGAGCGTTATTATCCAatgtcctcttgaatgcctcgATTGAACCCATCACCACCACATTTCCTAGGAGTGCATTTCCAGACTCGAACCACAtcatttttacttcttttctgaacactttaaaTCTGTAACCTCTCCTTCTACATCCTTTCTGCTGCCCAGAGCTTTGAGGAGTTTCAAAACATTAGTCAAATCTCCTCCTAGCCTTTTTGTTTCCAAGGGAAACAGTACCAACTTCTAACTGTCTTTATTGTGTATtatcctggaaccattcttattAGTCTTTTCTGCACCATCCCCAgtacattcacatccttcctaaagtgtggcgTGCAGAAATGTACACTATTTTCTAGCTGAGGTTGAACTAGTGTCTTATTATGGTTCCATTTAATCTCCCTgctgttgtactctatgctcccATTAATAAAGCTTGGGTTTACTTTGCTTTATTAACCATGCTCTAGCTACCTGACCTATATGTGCACATACACAGCCAGGTCTGCTCCTGCACATCCTTTAGAATACTATATTTTATACTGTCTCTCTACATTCTTTCTactaaaatgtatcacctcacacttatcagcattaaacttcatctgccacatatccACTGACCTAtcaatgtccttttgaagttTTACACTGTtatcctcacagtttacaatgctTCAAAGttctgtgtcatctacaaattttgaTATTGTCCTCTGCACTTCATGATCTAGATTTACATAAATTAGTAATGGCAAGgatcccagcattgatccctgtaaAACTCCACGACAAACTTCCCACCAGTTGGAATAATATCCATTAAACAGTACTCACTGCTTCCTATCACTATGCCAGTTTTATATCCAATTTGttactgtcccttttattccacAGACTACAATTTTCCTCTCAAATCGGTTGTATGGCATTGTACTAAGTGCTTTTTggtctttaataaatccatgtgGCTATTAAATCTATTCCAAATTAGTGTTTCCAGAAGTTTCCCTCTCTCAATGACGTTAAACTGAGTAGTTTGTAATTGTTACACTTACAAAATTACACCTTTCTTCAAAAAAGATGTTTAAATTCTCCAATCTTCCACTCCATCCCTGAATCCAGGGAAGGGGTGGAAGATTCCTGCCAGTGTCTCTGCAATGTCCACTCTTTCTTCCTTGCATTTCATCCAGTCCTTGTGCCTTGTTAACTCTCAGTGCCATCAGCTCATCAAATATCTCTTCTATcaatttttcatttcatttcatttcttccTAATGATTAggcttcctcctctgtaaaacTGGCCTGGATAACAACATTTCCGTATGTACAgacagatgcaaaatacttacTTAATGGCTCATCCATGATCCATGCCACCTTTTTTGATCCCTAATTGGCCCTTTTGGATTCCCTTTTATGCAAATATCTACATTGAATTTGTTGTTGCACAGAGGATTGTGTGGATGTATCATCTCCCATACACTTCAAAGTTCAGCACTTTCAAATCCTTTAACCATTTTCATTCCATAAGGAAGCTTCTAACCTGGATGAAAGTATGTTTTAAATTGCCACTCATAATCACTGTCTCATGCAAACCATCTCACTCACTTAACATGGATAATGAGAGATTCACCTCCATTTCTGTGTTTCAGAGCCagacacacttcaataatttgcACTCCCAGTTCGTAGTAGAAGTCACCGACACCCAGCATCTCTGACCAGAATCCTTTGCCAGCTGCAAGGAGGAAATTAAGTAAACTTGTGTGTATGTGACAGTTTTTGTTCATCAGTGCAAGGGCACAGAAGTCTCATCAATTTCTCACACATCACAACATCAAACACTCCTAGGGCAGGTACAGCACACAGTTAGGTACAGAGTGAACTTTACTCTTAAACAGGAAGTAAAGCTTCCTCTGCACTGCCCCATCAAATACTCCAGAACAGGTACAGCACCAGGGTGGATGATAGATATAGAGTAAAATTTCCTCAACACACTCACCATCAAATTCTCTCAAGAGAGATACTCTGAATCTAACCTCCAGTGTATAAAACTCTCCCTACTCTTACATTGAAAGCAAAGTTATCTATACGCTTTTAAACTGAAGGTGAACCTTCCTCTACACTTGCCCTATTAAACACTCCCGCTATGGGTACAGCATGGGCTTAGACAAAATAAACTTTCCtctatttttttaaacaaagtaaaTGTGCCTTGATATTCTCTCCATAAATACAGTCCAGGACAggtacagtatggggttagatagagtaaagctctctctacactgtccccatcaatcaCACCCATGATAGGGTCAGCACAGGGTTAGCTCCATTGTTAAGCTGCCTCTACTCTTTTAAACTAAGTAAAGTtcttccaacactgtccccatcaaacactcccaggacaggagaGTGCAGGGTTAGATAGtgtaaagctccatctacaccTTTAGACAGAAAGTAAAGCTCCTGTTCCCATCAAACACACATacaagacagggacagcacaagATTAAATATtgagtaaagctttctctactCTTTTacttcctca encodes:
- the snf8 gene encoding vacuolar-sorting protein SNF8, which produces MHRRGVGAGAIAKKKLAEAKYKERGTVMAEDQLVQMSKQLEMFKTHLEEFASKHKQEIRKSSEFRVQFQDMCATIGVDPLASGKGFWSEMLGVGDFYYELGVQIIEVCLALKHRNGGLITLDELHQRVLKGRGKFAQDVSQDDLIRAIKKLKSLGNGFSIIPMGGGYLVQSVPAELNMDHTVVLQIAEKNGYVTVSEIKSSLKWDAERTNQVLEHLLKEGLAWIDKQAPEEPQYWLPALFSDLYSQDVTPEEADASLL